In Planctomycetia bacterium, one DNA window encodes the following:
- a CDS encoding FAD-dependent oxidoreductase has translation MSENLKIVIVGGVAGGATAAARARRLSESAEIVVFERGPFVSFANCGLPYHVGGEIADRSKLVLQTPESLRSRHRLDVRVRSEVVAINRAAKTVTVRALDENRTYDEPYDKLILSTGAAPLRPPLPGIDHPRIFTLRNIPDMDRIVTAAQGAAVALVIGGGFIGLEMAENLRRRGLQVDLVELLDQIMPPMDREMTQPVARALVQNGVRLHLSDAVESFGDAGGRVRAQLKSGQTLTADLAVLAIGVRPESALAKDAGLALGERGGVVVNEHMQTSDPDIYAVGDSVVVKDWVTGADTLIPLAGPANRQGRIAADHIFGRASWYRGSQGTSIVRVFDRVAAMTGASEKSLKRAGRPYRKVYLHPAHHVGYFPGAQQMSIKLLFAPDDGRVLGAQIVGGEGVDKRIDVLAAALQARMTVYDLEEMELAYAPQFGAAKDPINMAGFIAANVLRGDVATCHVDDAPKDGAVWLDVRTAAEHAAGAIPGSILVPIDELRDRLGELPNDRPIVTYCAVGQRGYTAARILKQLGFDARNLSGGYRTWSMFQPVETNAAPGESNAPVSCSGPAPCGAGALHSEPVGSAGTAAFAPKVDGPAVAAAELDVRGQQCPGPIVAICDQLASLGEGAVLKVRASDPGFVSDVPAWCRQSGHELIDVHRENGHYVALIRKHASDRASAPVDSPKQAVRPASAAQNKTIVVFSGDLDRVMAAFIIANGAASMGQSVTLFFTFWGLNVLRRSDPPATTKAFMDRMFGWMMPRGPDKLALSKMHMAGLGTAMMRRTMQRKHVAPLQELMRTARRQGVRFVACSMSMDVMGIGREELIDGVEIGGVGAYLDAAATANVNLFI, from the coding sequence ATGAGCGAAAATCTGAAAATCGTCATAGTCGGCGGGGTCGCCGGAGGTGCCACGGCGGCAGCGCGAGCACGACGCTTGAGCGAGTCCGCGGAGATCGTCGTTTTCGAGCGCGGCCCGTTCGTCTCGTTTGCGAATTGCGGGCTGCCCTATCACGTCGGCGGCGAAATCGCCGACCGCAGCAAACTCGTGCTTCAGACGCCCGAATCCCTCCGCAGCCGCCATCGCCTCGACGTGCGCGTCCGGTCGGAAGTCGTCGCGATCAACCGGGCGGCGAAAACAGTGACCGTCCGCGCGCTGGATGAGAACCGAACCTACGACGAGCCCTACGACAAACTTATTCTCTCCACCGGCGCCGCGCCGCTGCGACCACCCTTGCCGGGGATTGACCACCCGAGAATCTTCACCCTGCGGAACATCCCCGACATGGACCGAATCGTCACCGCCGCACAGGGCGCTGCGGTCGCCCTTGTCATTGGTGGAGGCTTCATCGGGTTGGAAATGGCGGAGAACCTCCGCCGCCGCGGGTTGCAGGTTGATCTCGTGGAACTCCTCGATCAGATCATGCCGCCGATGGATCGCGAGATGACCCAGCCCGTCGCTCGCGCGCTGGTGCAGAACGGCGTTCGGCTGCACCTTTCCGACGCCGTCGAATCCTTCGGAGACGCCGGCGGTCGGGTCCGCGCGCAACTCAAGAGCGGCCAAACGCTGACCGCCGATTTGGCCGTGTTGGCGATTGGGGTGCGACCGGAATCCGCGCTGGCCAAAGACGCCGGGCTCGCCCTTGGCGAGCGCGGCGGCGTCGTGGTCAATGAGCACATGCAGACCAGCGACCCGGACATTTACGCCGTCGGTGATTCAGTTGTTGTGAAAGACTGGGTCACGGGCGCCGACACGCTTATTCCGCTGGCCGGTCCTGCGAATCGTCAGGGTCGCATCGCGGCGGATCACATCTTCGGCCGCGCGAGCTGGTATCGCGGCTCGCAGGGAACAAGCATCGTGCGTGTGTTCGATCGTGTTGCGGCCATGACCGGCGCGAGCGAAAAATCACTGAAGCGAGCCGGCCGACCCTATCGGAAAGTCTATTTGCACCCGGCGCACCACGTCGGGTACTTCCCCGGCGCGCAACAGATGTCGATCAAGCTGTTGTTCGCGCCGGACGACGGTCGCGTCCTGGGAGCGCAGATCGTCGGGGGAGAGGGCGTCGACAAGCGGATCGACGTGCTGGCCGCCGCGTTGCAGGCGCGAATGACCGTATACGACCTCGAGGAAATGGAACTGGCCTATGCGCCCCAGTTCGGCGCGGCGAAAGACCCGATCAACATGGCTGGCTTCATCGCGGCGAACGTGTTGCGCGGGGACGTTGCGACGTGCCATGTTGACGACGCGCCGAAAGATGGAGCGGTCTGGCTGGACGTGCGCACGGCCGCCGAGCACGCCGCGGGCGCCATCCCCGGTTCGATCCTTGTGCCCATTGACGAACTGCGCGACCGGCTGGGCGAATTGCCCAACGATCGGCCGATCGTCACGTATTGCGCGGTGGGACAGCGCGGCTACACCGCTGCCCGGATCCTGAAGCAACTGGGCTTCGATGCCCGCAATCTCTCCGGTGGGTACCGAACGTGGTCCATGTTCCAGCCGGTTGAAACGAACGCAGCGCCGGGCGAATCGAATGCGCCGGTTTCGTGCAGCGGACCCGCGCCGTGCGGCGCGGGCGCGCTCCATTCCGAACCCGTCGGCAGCGCCGGTACGGCTGCCTTCGCTCCGAAGGTCGATGGCCCGGCCGTCGCCGCGGCGGAACTGGATGTGCGCGGCCAGCAGTGCCCCGGGCCGATCGTGGCGATTTGCGATCAACTCGCATCGCTTGGCGAGGGGGCCGTGCTCAAGGTGCGAGCCAGCGATCCGGGCTTTGTCTCCGATGTGCCTGCGTGGTGTCGCCAATCCGGGCACGAGTTGATCGACGTACACCGGGAGAACGGCCACTACGTCGCCCTGATTCGCAAGCACGCGTCGGACCGGGCATCGGCACCGGTTGATTCGCCGAAGCAGGCCGTTCGTCCGGCGTCCGCCGCCCAGAATAAGACGATTGTCGTTTTCTCGGGTGATCTGGATCGCGTGATGGCGGCCTTCATCATCGCCAACGGCGCGGCGTCGATGGGCCAGTCCGTGACGCTCTTTTTCACCTTCTGGGGGCTGAACGTGCTGCGACGAAGCGACCCGCCCGCCACGACCAAGGCGTTCATGGATCGGATGTTCGGCTGGATGATGCCGCGTGGGCCGGACAAGCTGGCCCTGTCGAAAATGCACATGGCCGGGCTGGGCACAGCCATGATGCGCCGCACCATGCAGCGCAAACACGTCGCGCCGCTTCAGGAGTTGATGAGGACCGCCCGGCGACAGGGCGTGCGATTCGTCGCGTGCAGCATGTCGATGGACGTGATGGGAATCGGCCGCGAGGAGCTGATCGACGGCGTCGAGATCGGCGGCGTCGGAGCGTACCTCGATGCGGCCGCCACCGCGAACGTGAACCTGTTCATTTGA
- the glmS gene encoding glutamine--fructose-6-phosphate transaminase (isomerizing), translated as MCGIVAYTGYREARPIIMEGLKRLEYRGYDSAGIVVLNDNGLVVKKSAGRIKVLESLISTEQLVGTCGMAHTRWATHGAPTDLNAHPHVDASGRIALIHNGVIENFQALRTYLETRGVQFRSDTDTEVLVQLVGHFYDGDLEIAVRTALREVRGTYGIAVMSSQEPGKIVAARKGSPLIIGIGDGEFVVASDAAAIVQHMTQVVYLSDGEMAVVTDDGFRTTTLDNVPVSKEVSELEMSLEDIELGGHEHFMLKEIFEQPSALEDCMRGRVSTADERLHLGGLAGLTRELASVRRIVLTGCGTAWHAGLVGEFLFEDMSRIPTEVEYASEFRYRNPVVEPGTVVIAISQSGETADTLAALREAKEKGAIALGVVNTVGSTIARETDAGVYLHVGPEIGVASTKAYLGQVLVLTMMALMLGRRRHLSQPMLMDYLRALESLPGKIRRITEQSDAIREVVDRFKDKENWLFLGRGCNYPTALEGALKLKEISYIHAEGMPAAEMKHGPIALITEDMPVVFIATKNSQYEKVITNIEEVRARKGRVIAVATEGDTEISRLAEHVFYVPDVPELLQPIVCVVPLQLLAYHAAVLRGCDVDKPRNLAKSVTVE; from the coding sequence ATGTGCGGAATTGTCGCCTACACCGGTTATCGCGAAGCGCGCCCCATCATCATGGAGGGGCTTAAGCGGCTGGAATATCGAGGGTATGACTCGGCCGGCATCGTCGTGCTGAACGACAACGGCTTGGTCGTGAAGAAGTCTGCCGGCCGGATCAAGGTGCTTGAGTCGCTGATTTCGACCGAGCAGCTGGTGGGCACGTGCGGCATGGCGCACACGCGGTGGGCGACGCATGGCGCGCCGACGGACCTGAACGCGCACCCCCATGTGGATGCCTCGGGTCGCATCGCGTTGATTCACAACGGCGTGATTGAGAATTTTCAGGCGCTGCGCACCTATCTCGAAACGCGTGGTGTGCAGTTCCGCAGCGACACCGATACCGAAGTGCTCGTGCAACTGGTCGGCCATTTTTATGACGGCGATCTGGAGATTGCGGTGCGCACGGCCCTGCGCGAGGTGCGCGGCACATACGGCATCGCCGTCATGAGCAGTCAGGAACCGGGCAAGATCGTCGCGGCGCGCAAGGGCAGCCCGCTGATCATCGGCATCGGCGACGGCGAGTTCGTCGTCGCCTCGGACGCGGCGGCCATCGTCCAGCATATGACGCAAGTAGTCTATTTGTCGGACGGTGAAATGGCCGTCGTGACCGACGACGGGTTCCGCACGACGACGCTCGACAACGTGCCGGTCTCCAAGGAAGTCAGCGAGTTGGAGATGTCGCTCGAGGACATCGAACTGGGCGGCCATGAGCATTTCATGCTCAAGGAGATTTTCGAGCAGCCCAGCGCGCTGGAAGACTGCATGCGCGGCCGGGTCAGCACGGCTGATGAGCGACTGCACCTGGGCGGTCTTGCGGGGCTGACCCGCGAACTGGCCAGCGTTCGGCGGATCGTCCTGACCGGCTGCGGGACGGCGTGGCACGCGGGGCTGGTGGGCGAGTTTCTCTTTGAGGACATGTCGCGCATCCCGACCGAGGTCGAATACGCGTCGGAGTTTCGCTATCGCAACCCGGTTGTCGAGCCGGGCACCGTGGTGATCGCCATCAGCCAGTCGGGCGAGACCGCCGACACGCTCGCGGCCCTTCGCGAGGCCAAGGAAAAGGGCGCGATTGCTCTGGGGGTCGTGAACACCGTCGGCTCGACCATCGCGCGCGAAACCGACGCCGGCGTTTATCTGCACGTCGGCCCGGAAATCGGCGTGGCCAGCACAAAGGCCTATCTTGGCCAGGTGCTGGTGCTGACCATGATGGCGCTGATGCTGGGCCGGCGGCGGCACTTGTCACAGCCGATGCTCATGGATTATTTGCGAGCGCTGGAATCGCTGCCGGGCAAGATTCGTCGAATCACCGAACAAAGCGACGCCATCCGCGAGGTCGTGGATCGCTTCAAGGACAAGGAAAACTGGCTCTTCCTCGGCCGGGGCTGCAACTATCCCACGGCGCTGGAAGGCGCGCTGAAGCTGAAGGAAATCTCCTACATTCACGCCGAGGGCATGCCGGCCGCCGAGATGAAGCACGGCCCCATCGCCCTCATCACCGAAGACATGCCCGTCGTGTTCATCGCGACGAAGAACAGCCAATACGAAAAAGTCATCACCAACATCGAGGAAGTGCGAGCGCGAAAAGGCCGCGTGATCGCCGTCGCCACCGAAGGCGACACCGAAATCTCCCGCCTCGCCGAGCACGTTTTCTACGTGCCCGACGTGCCGGAACTGCTCCAGCCGATCGTCTGCGTCGTGCCGTTGCAACTGCTGGCCTATCACGCGGCCGTCCTGCGCGGTTGCGACGTGGACAAACCGCGAAACCTCGCCAAGAGCGTGACGGTGGAGTAA
- a CDS encoding RDD family protein, with the protein MVLALACGAAWCGVDIAVAQEPWKGARVWVAGGDDAVWVVAEGRMQGDKLPTVQMWQVGGSAPADARPVQNSFLQPVVGSVLHTAADVRALHTMFSDLTTGDYYANRAWSPGASWKEQSAISPLAWGADATEPAVYAAIRGEDLLTPTTAPSVDSEDDADELDQAIESPATEPVAVEGMAVLELRRGRWRRMQGPVEAALARRVWITGYGGRIHLFWGDGAKVLHSERVRNMWSKPVAALTCEDFLQAWSGATAEGPGLIVARGESSEAATLHLFMRRDEAWTDAGPLRAGEDVLRVEVERCSAAIVRKQVGIARVRADGVVEFGLGELGQTPLVRFAPLTLVSGSPALEQQWRDSLVMASLLAVLTIVMWWRRSDVSLPVVLPPGFVLAAVWRRVFATVFDLLPAYLITLPWWFPKLDPQFLQMYPQVTNEQLAEVWASIRIEQYVAIGLYGLWCLIFEATIATTPGKAIFGCRVAAADGGRPSLGACVVRNAERSLMVAMGMPGLMITLMTIVIVSRNRQRMGDLLARTVVIEPAPPAVESPPPTDNPDQD; encoded by the coding sequence ATGGTCCTCGCGTTGGCATGTGGCGCGGCGTGGTGCGGCGTCGATATTGCGGTCGCGCAGGAGCCGTGGAAGGGCGCGCGCGTCTGGGTTGCGGGCGGCGACGATGCGGTCTGGGTCGTTGCCGAAGGCCGAATGCAGGGAGACAAACTCCCGACGGTTCAGATGTGGCAGGTTGGCGGTTCGGCGCCGGCGGATGCCCGACCGGTGCAAAACTCATTTCTTCAGCCGGTTGTCGGAAGTGTCCTGCACACGGCAGCCGATGTGCGAGCGCTTCACACGATGTTCTCCGATCTGACGACGGGAGATTATTACGCCAACCGTGCATGGTCTCCCGGCGCGAGTTGGAAGGAACAGTCGGCGATCAGCCCGCTGGCCTGGGGGGCCGACGCGACCGAGCCGGCGGTGTACGCTGCGATTCGCGGAGAGGATTTGTTGACGCCAACTACCGCTCCGTCCGTTGATTCAGAGGACGACGCCGATGAATTGGATCAGGCGATTGAATCTCCCGCGACCGAGCCAGTCGCCGTGGAGGGAATGGCCGTGCTGGAGCTGCGGCGCGGTCGCTGGCGTCGGATGCAAGGTCCGGTCGAGGCGGCGCTGGCGCGGCGCGTCTGGATTACTGGTTACGGTGGGCGGATTCACCTTTTCTGGGGCGACGGGGCGAAGGTGCTTCATTCCGAGCGCGTTCGCAACATGTGGAGCAAGCCGGTCGCGGCGTTGACGTGTGAGGATTTTCTCCAGGCATGGAGCGGCGCGACGGCCGAGGGGCCGGGGCTGATCGTGGCGCGCGGGGAATCGAGCGAAGCGGCGACGCTGCACCTGTTCATGCGGCGCGATGAGGCATGGACCGACGCCGGACCCCTGCGAGCCGGGGAGGATGTGCTGCGCGTCGAGGTTGAGCGATGCAGCGCGGCGATCGTGCGAAAACAAGTCGGCATCGCGCGCGTCCGTGCGGACGGTGTTGTGGAGTTCGGGCTGGGCGAGCTGGGCCAGACGCCGTTGGTGCGCTTTGCGCCGTTAACGCTGGTCAGCGGCAGCCCGGCGCTGGAACAGCAATGGCGCGATTCGCTGGTGATGGCCAGCCTGCTGGCAGTCCTGACCATTGTGATGTGGTGGCGGCGGTCCGATGTGTCTCTGCCGGTTGTTCTGCCGCCGGGTTTCGTGCTGGCGGCGGTCTGGCGGCGCGTGTTCGCGACGGTGTTCGATCTGCTGCCGGCCTATCTCATTACCTTGCCGTGGTGGTTTCCGAAACTGGACCCGCAGTTTCTCCAGATGTACCCGCAGGTGACCAATGAACAGCTTGCGGAAGTGTGGGCGTCCATCCGAATTGAGCAGTATGTCGCAATCGGGCTGTACGGGCTGTGGTGCCTGATCTTCGAGGCCACGATCGCCACGACGCCCGGCAAGGCGATCTTCGGCTGTCGCGTGGCTGCTGCGGACGGGGGCCGGCCGAGCCTCGGGGCCTGCGTCGTGCGCAACGCGGAGCGGTCACTGATGGTGGCGATGGGGATGCCGGGATTGATGATCACGCTGATGACCATCGTGATCGTGTCGCGCAATCGGCAGCGCATGGGGGATTTGCTGGCGCGGACGGTGGTGATCGAACCGGCGCCGCCCGCGGTCGAATCGCCTCCGCCAACCGATAATCCGGATCAGGACTGA
- a CDS encoding ABC transporter permease, with protein MFFFRIVMMALRSLWIHPLRSILATLGVIIGVAAVVAAMAILKGMGARMESGFASMGSNKIFVGAAVQRRSGRMVGTFDSIKYEDALAIDKECGAVGMVMPQVTSSSTIKFLSKNTTASVLGASEIYPDINNHKVSEGSFFTRTDVQGGAAVVVLGSKVKKELFGGRPAIDEKVKISGLLGTRTFTVVGVMEEKGNVAFTDVDQQVIVPITAAMEKLYGLKSVHAILAEALSPSDQDIERAKDQIKRVLRQRHKIRAGQQDDFQVQAQREFVTQFAQFQIIAGVVLWSIAGISLVVGGIGIMNIMLVAVTERTREIGVRMAMGAQRGDVLNQFLVEASIVSLLGGAAGVLTGWGLARTIEKITRVMETITTSGAVLMALGMATVVGIISGIYPAWKASRLDPVEALRYE; from the coding sequence ATGTTCTTCTTCCGCATCGTGATGATGGCCTTGCGCAGCCTGTGGATTCATCCGCTGCGCAGCATCCTCGCGACGCTCGGCGTCATCATCGGGGTGGCGGCGGTGGTCGCGGCGATGGCGATCCTCAAGGGGATGGGCGCTCGGATGGAGAGCGGTTTCGCCTCGATGGGGTCGAATAAGATTTTCGTCGGAGCGGCGGTGCAGCGGCGTTCCGGTCGCATGGTCGGCACGTTTGATTCGATCAAGTACGAAGACGCCCTCGCGATAGACAAGGAGTGCGGCGCCGTCGGCATGGTGATGCCGCAGGTGACGAGCAGTTCCACGATCAAGTTTCTCTCGAAGAATACCACCGCGTCGGTCCTGGGCGCGAGCGAGATTTACCCCGACATCAATAACCACAAGGTGTCCGAAGGCTCGTTTTTCACGCGTACGGACGTGCAGGGCGGCGCGGCGGTCGTTGTGCTGGGGTCCAAGGTGAAGAAGGAGCTGTTCGGCGGGCGTCCGGCGATTGACGAAAAGGTGAAGATCTCCGGTCTGCTGGGGACGCGCACGTTCACCGTGGTCGGCGTGATGGAGGAGAAAGGCAACGTCGCTTTCACCGACGTGGACCAGCAGGTCATCGTGCCGATCACGGCGGCGATGGAAAAGCTTTATGGATTGAAATCGGTTCACGCGATTCTGGCGGAGGCGTTGTCGCCGTCCGACCAGGACATCGAACGCGCCAAGGATCAGATCAAGCGCGTGCTGCGTCAGCGTCACAAGATTCGAGCGGGCCAGCAGGACGATTTCCAGGTGCAGGCGCAGCGCGAGTTCGTGACGCAGTTCGCGCAGTTTCAGATCATCGCCGGCGTGGTGCTGTGGTCGATCGCGGGGATCAGCCTCGTGGTCGGCGGCATCGGCATCATGAACATCATGCTGGTGGCGGTCACGGAGCGAACTCGGGAGATCGGCGTGCGGATGGCGATGGGCGCGCAACGCGGCGACGTGCTGAACCAGTTCCTCGTGGAAGCGAGCATCGTTTCGCTGCTGGGCGGAGCGGCCGGCGTGCTGACGGGCTGGGGCCTGGCGCGAACGATCGAGAAGATCACGCGCGTGATGGAGACGATCACGACAAGCGGCGCCGTGCTGATGGCGCTGGGCATGGCGACCGTGGTGGGGATCATCAGCGGCATCTACCCGGCGTGGAAGGCCTCTCGGCTGGATCCGGTGGAAGCGTTGCGATATGAGTAG
- a CDS encoding sugar kinase — protein sequence MSLLVTGTIGIDTVETPHGKAADVLGGSAVYFSFAASLLSSVRLVGAVGDDFPDAFRAMFAGKPIDTSGLETRAGSKTFRWAGKYVGDMNSAQTLRTDLNIVAEAPPKIPEAFRDSKFVFLANTHPAVQREFVTQLRNPELIVCDTMNLWIDTARDDLLKTFQCVHGVIFNDGEARLLTGKTSLLEAGREVLAMGPRLVVIKKGEHGAVAMTRDDLIVLPAYPTDRVKDPTGAGDSFAGGLMGYLASTGRTDHAALKSAMAHGACAASITIEAFSLDAIRAATPAELKQRLERLRKMLTIE from the coding sequence ATGTCCCTGCTCGTCACCGGCACGATCGGTATCGATACCGTTGAAACCCCGCACGGAAAGGCCGCCGACGTCCTCGGCGGATCGGCTGTTTATTTTTCCTTCGCGGCAAGCCTGTTGTCGTCTGTCCGCCTCGTCGGCGCGGTCGGCGACGATTTCCCGGATGCGTTTCGGGCGATGTTCGCAGGCAAACCGATCGACACGTCCGGCCTGGAGACGCGTGCCGGCTCGAAGACGTTTCGCTGGGCCGGCAAGTACGTCGGCGACATGAACAGCGCGCAGACGCTTCGCACCGATCTGAACATCGTCGCCGAGGCGCCGCCGAAGATTCCCGAGGCGTTTCGCGATTCAAAGTTTGTCTTTCTCGCCAACACGCACCCGGCTGTGCAGCGCGAGTTCGTCACGCAGCTTCGCAATCCCGAGCTGATCGTCTGCGACACGATGAACCTCTGGATCGACACGGCGCGGGACGACCTGCTCAAGACCTTCCAGTGTGTGCACGGTGTCATTTTCAACGATGGCGAGGCCCGCCTGCTGACCGGCAAGACGAGCCTGCTCGAGGCCGGTCGCGAGGTTCTCGCCATGGGGCCGAGGCTGGTGGTGATTAAGAAGGGCGAACACGGTGCCGTCGCGATGACGCGCGACGATCTGATCGTCCTGCCGGCCTACCCGACGGACCGCGTGAAAGATCCGACCGGCGCGGGCGATAGTTTCGCCGGCGGGCTGATGGGTTACCTGGCTTCCACTGGTCGCACCGATCATGCCGCGCTGAAGTCCGCCATGGCGCATGGCGCCTGCGCGGCGTCGATCACGATCGAGGCCTTTTCGCTCGATGCGATCCGCGCTGCCACGCCCGCCGAGTTGAAGCAGCGGCTGGAGCGCCTGCGGAAGATGCTCACGATCGAATAG
- the thpR gene encoding RNA 2',3'-cyclic phosphodiesterase yields MRAFVAIDLDEPIRRKVAALQDALRRRAGKLSWVAPDHLHLTIKFLGEIEASHATTLCAALNRIAARAEPFDILLRGVGVFPPRGLARVLWVGVEPVITQTMDPLLGLHRACEDELAELGFARESRPFSPHLTLARNKTSIDRDLRRSLEQAADFLAGPQRVSAITFYESQLRSNGPTHRSISTHRLAAAL; encoded by the coding sequence ATGCGTGCATTCGTCGCCATCGATCTGGACGAGCCGATCCGCCGCAAAGTAGCCGCGTTGCAGGATGCGCTGCGCCGCCGCGCGGGGAAACTCTCGTGGGTCGCGCCGGATCATCTGCACCTGACAATCAAGTTCCTCGGCGAGATCGAAGCGAGCCATGCGACGACACTTTGCGCTGCGCTGAATCGGATCGCAGCGCGGGCGGAACCCTTCGATATCCTGCTTCGCGGGGTGGGGGTGTTTCCGCCGCGCGGGCTGGCACGCGTGCTCTGGGTGGGAGTCGAGCCGGTCATCACCCAGACGATGGATCCGCTGCTGGGGCTTCATCGCGCGTGCGAAGACGAACTCGCCGAACTGGGATTCGCGCGAGAGAGCCGACCCTTCAGCCCGCATCTGACGCTTGCTCGAAATAAGACATCCATCGATCGCGACCTGCGCCGCAGCCTCGAACAGGCGGCGGACTTTCTCGCCGGTCCGCAGCGCGTCAGCGCGATCACGTTCTACGAATCGCAGTTGCGGTCGAACGGGCCGACCCATCGCTCGATTTCGACGCATCGCCTGGCGGCGGCGCTCTGA
- a CDS encoding ABC transporter ATP-binding protein, which yields MIQIRALAKHYQMGTTIVRALDGVDLDVFAGEMISITGASGSGKSTLMHLLGCLDRPTAGEYWLDGDLVSHMTDRQLAIVRNSKIGFVFQTFNLIQRTSAVDNVAVPLFYARRTRTREPSLKALERVGLAGRAHHTPSELSGGERQRVAIARAIVNEPKILLADEPTGNLDSRTGRQIMDIFHELNRSGVTIILVTHEMSVAVQAQRVVRMKDGKKLEDRAVDSTFRSELLSVEPREPERSPPTARPIGV from the coding sequence CTGATTCAGATTCGCGCGCTGGCCAAGCACTATCAAATGGGCACGACGATCGTCCGCGCGCTGGACGGCGTCGATCTCGACGTATTCGCCGGCGAGATGATCTCCATCACCGGGGCCTCGGGCAGCGGCAAGAGCACGCTCATGCACCTGCTGGGCTGTCTGGATCGCCCGACCGCGGGGGAGTACTGGCTCGATGGCGATCTGGTCAGCCACATGACCGACCGGCAACTGGCGATCGTGCGAAACAGCAAGATCGGGTTCGTGTTTCAGACGTTCAATCTCATTCAGCGCACCAGCGCCGTGGACAACGTCGCGGTGCCGCTGTTTTACGCGCGGCGCACGCGCACGCGCGAGCCGTCGCTGAAGGCCCTGGAGCGCGTCGGGCTGGCAGGCCGCGCGCACCACACGCCGTCCGAGTTGTCGGGCGGTGAGCGGCAGCGGGTTGCGATCGCGCGGGCCATCGTGAACGAGCCGAAGATTCTGCTGGCCGACGAGCCGACGGGAAATCTCGACAGCCGCACCGGTCGGCAGATCATGGATATCTTTCACGAGTTGAATCGTTCGGGCGTGACGATCATCCTTGTGACGCACGAGATGTCGGTGGCGGTGCAGGCGCAGCGCGTCGTGCGGATGAAGGACGGCAAGAAGCTGGAAGATCGCGCGGTGGATTCGACGTTTCGAAGCGAGTTGCTTTCGGTGGAACCGCGCGAGCCGGAACGCTCGCCGCCGACGGCGCGGCCGATTGGAGTGTAA
- a CDS encoding winged helix-turn-helix transcriptional regulator, giving the protein METLERVAAALRVLAHPHRLKIVELLDGLELTVGGLADRLKIPQAACSQHLNLMRVHGLLRARRTGREVFYEIANPSARNVIQCIREHEME; this is encoded by the coding sequence ATGGAAACGCTGGAGCGGGTCGCCGCGGCCTTGCGGGTCCTGGCGCATCCCCATCGGCTCAAAATCGTCGAGTTGCTCGACGGGCTCGAGTTGACGGTGGGGGGGCTGGCTGACCGGCTGAAGATTCCGCAGGCGGCGTGCAGTCAGCATCTGAACCTGATGCGCGTCCATGGATTGCTTCGAGCGAGGCGGACGGGGCGGGAGGTCTTTTACGAGATTGCCAACCCCAGCGCGCGAAACGTGATCCAGTGCATCCGCGAACACGAGATGGAATGA
- the coaD gene encoding pantetheine-phosphate adenylyltransferase, with protein sequence MKQVKGKTAVFAGTFDPPTYGHIDIIRRSRRIFEKTIVMVGRNPEKEPLFNEQERVDMLRELLADWKDVEVESYPGLTMDFVRRRGADFIVKGIRDGDDLRSELRQANVNMIAGDVETVFLFTTDQTALISSTLIRQICEMGGLERGHLDRLVPPSVVKRMQEKLMDQKSRPSEGT encoded by the coding sequence ATGAAACAGGTAAAAGGGAAAACCGCAGTCTTCGCCGGCACCTTCGATCCGCCGACCTATGGTCACATTGATATCATTCGCCGCAGTCGCCGGATTTTTGAGAAGACGATTGTGATGGTGGGTCGGAACCCTGAAAAGGAGCCGCTGTTCAACGAGCAGGAGCGCGTGGACATGCTCCGCGAGCTGCTGGCGGATTGGAAGGACGTGGAGGTCGAGTCGTACCCGGGATTGACGATGGATTTTGTGCGTCGGCGCGGGGCGGATTTCATCGTGAAAGGGATTCGCGATGGCGATGATCTTCGCAGCGAGCTGCGCCAGGCGAACGTCAACATGATCGCCGGCGACGTGGAGACGGTGTTCCTGTTCACGACGGACCAGACGGCGTTGATCAGCAGCACGCTGATACGCCAGATCTGCGAAATGGGCGGGCTGGAGCGGGGGCACCTCGATCGGCTGGTGCCGCCGTCGGTGGTGAAGCGGATGCAGGAAAAACTGATGGATCAGAAGAGCCGGCCGAGCGAGGGCACATGA